TGACGAAGCGAGGGTGAGAAACAGAAAGGCAAGCATGGTCGGGCTGAATTTCATGACATAAGTATAGCAGACCGGCTCGTGGATGCCCGATGCCGCACGGATGAGCAGAGTTGAGCCTCTTTCCCGCAGAGGGGAGCGGCCTCCTTTACTGTTCGACAAAAAGATCCGCCTCCTCTACAATGGGCTCTCCCGGACCCGGAGTCCTTGGAAGAAACCGCCATGGAAAATTCCCATCGAAACCTGAAATTCACCGTCCCTCTTGTCGACGGCCTGGCCGTCGAGGCGGTTTTCTACGGCAGCGGAACCCTGTGTGTCTCCAGCCAGGCCGGCTGTGCACTGCAATGCCCTTTCTGCGCCTCCGGATCCCGGGGTCTCCTGCGCAATCTGAGTTCCGGAGAGATGGCTCTGCAATTGAACACCGCCGTCGACCGGGGCTTTACGCCAAAACGGGTGACCGTATCCGGAATAGGCGAACCGCTGCACAATGCCGCAGCGGTCCTGGACTTTATGGACATCTGCCGGAGGCGCGCTCTTCCAGTTTCCCTGACTACCACCGGCAACCCGCTGCAGACGCTGCGAGAATTTCTCCCCATGCCCCACAACGGGCTCATGCTTTCCCTTCATGCAGGATCCTCCGAAACCCACCGTCGTCTCATTCCTCACGGGCCCGACTATGACCTGCTCTGGACCGTACTGGGCGAGGTTCTACCTTCCTGCTCCAGGCGCAGGCGTCGCAAGATCGGCATCAATTATCTCCTTCTGGAGGGTTTGACCGATACCGACCGGGAGTGGTCCCTGCTTGCGGAAAGGATGCGCCCTTTTCCCGAATTGAGCCTCCATCTGTTGACCTGCAACCCGGTGCCCGGCAGTCCTTTCAGAAGTCCACCTCCTGAAAAGGTCGCCGCGATCGGCACTCTCCTGGCCGCCAGAGGCTGCAATGTCCGGATGCCAAACCGCTGGAGAAGCTGGGCCGAGGGGGGATGCGGCACTCTTTTCGTCCAGAACTTATGAGGTTCGGTTTGGAAATCTGCCGGACGCTGTGTTAACCTTGATTTGTGACGGAGATCCTCCGGCGGTTCTCCTGAACTTCTCAGCATATCCTCGGTTGCGAGAAGAGGTGAGATGCCAGACTTGATCCAGAACAACCCGGTCACCAGCTTCTCCCGGGGTTTCTACTATCCTTTTCGCGGCCTGCGACTACTGTCCCGATACCCATCGCTGCTCAAGTACATTATCATTCCCTTTCTGATCAATCTGATCATCTTTTCATCCGCCGTTTATTTCGGTCTCGATTTTTTCAACAGAACGGTTGTGCAGTATATTCCCCATGGTGAGGCCTGGTACTGGGCCATTCTTTATTACGCAGCATGGATTCTGGCGGTATTGGTGACGGCGGTTCTGGTCTTCTTTATGTTCACCGTAGTCGGGAATCTGATCGCATCGCCTTTCAACGATCTGCTGTCGGAACGCGCGGAAGAATCCCTTCTCGGCAAGGGGGCGGAGACGGCCTTTTCATTTAAAGGATTTCTCCGGGATGCTCGATCCACCCTGTTGAATGAACTGAAAAAGATGAGCCTTTTCCTGATAGGCATGGTGCTTCTGCTGCTGCTCAATCTGATTCCCGTGCTGGGCCAGCTGGTTTATTCCGTTGCCGCCATTCTCTTCACTCTTTTTTTTCTTGTAGTGGAATATCTGGGTTACGTTTTCAGCCGGAAGAATTATTCCTTTCGCGACCAGCGACGCTATATCTGGCGCCGCAAGTTTCTCACCCTTGGTTTCGGCACCGGCGTCCTCTGCATTCTGGCAGTGCCGTTCCTTCAGTTTTTCTGCCTGCCGCTGGCGGTGCTGGGTGCCACTTTGCTGTGGTGCGAAAATTCCCGATCATCAAGCCTCGGAGAGCCTGAACCATGAGGGATATCGCTGTTTCGGCCGCCCGCGAAGGGGGCCGGGTATTGATGCAGAAATTCGGAAGGACGCTGAAGGTCCATCATAAGGGAGAAGTCGATCTCGTCACCGAGGCGGACCGGGCCGCCGAAGACGCCATCGTTTCGATGATCCATCACACCTTTCCCCGGCATGACATCCTGGCCGAGGAGGGGGAATATTCTTCCCACGGATCGGACTACCTCTGGATCATCGATCCCTTGGACGGAACCACCAACTATGCCCATGGCTTTCCCTGGTTCGCCGTTTCCATCGCCCTGGCGGTGGCCGGCGAAATCATTCTGGGGGTGGTTTACAACCCCTTTCACCGTGAATTCTTCATTGCTGAAAAGGGAAAGGGCGCCTTCCTCAACGATGTCGAGCTTCGGGTGTCGACGACCGCCCGCCTGGATCATGCCCTTCTGGCGACGGGTTTCCCCTATGACCGCAAGACGAGTCCGGCCAACAACTACGATCATTTCGTCAACTTCCAGCAGGCTGCCCGGGCGTGCCGCCGAACCGGGTCCGCCAGTCTCGATCTTGCCTATACCGCTGCCGGGCGCCTCGACGGCTTCTGGGAAATGAAGCTCAAACCCTGGGATATGGCTGCCGGGGTTCTGATGGTTCAGGAAGCAGGAGGCCGGGTGACCGATTTTGTCCAGGCGCCCCTGCAACTCCATGGGCAGGAATGTCTTGCCAGCAACGGAATCATTCATGATGACATGAGCGGGATTCTGCAAAGTGGGAAAAGGCCCTGATCCTGCGCCAAAGACCTGAAACCTTGGCCGCTTGAGACGGATATGAACCAGGCGTTCAGAAATTCAATTCTTATCATCCTTCCCTTATTGCTGCTGACGGTCTCCGTTTCAGGGGCCCTTGCCTCAGCTCCCCATCTGCTGAATGCCCGGGGGGTGACTCTGATGCAGAAAGGCGAATACGGCCAGGCTGTCGCACCCCTGCAAAAAGCTCTGGAAGGCCTTCCCTATAACGACGCCATCCGAGGCAACCTGGCGGGATGTTTTCTGGGTCTGGGATTGCAGCATCTGGAGGGGAGGCGCTTCTCGCAGGCAGCGGATGCTCTTCAGGAGGGAAAGGAGTACGCCGGCGAAGATCACAGGTTCTGGCTCTACCGTGGGCTGGCCCTGTTGCTGCAGGGAGATCATGGAGCTGCGGAAGGGGAATTGCATGAGGCACAGGCCATGGATGGAAAGGATCCCCAGGTGCATCAGCTTCTGGGCCGGATTTTCTACAATACGGGACGTCTCTATCAGGCGATCGATACCTGGGAACGAGCTTTGGAATTAGCACCGGAAGACCAGGAAACTGCTGCTCTGCTCGAGAGGGCTCGCCGGGAGCTGCCGGTCGAAAATTCGATGTCTCATGATTACGGACGCAACTTCAAAATTTCCTACAACGGTCGGGCTTTTGGAGAAGTGGGAGACCAGGTGTTGGAGGTTCTGGAGTCCGCATACAGCCAGATAGGCAATGATCTGAACTTTTATCCCGACACCGTCGTGCCGGTGCTGCTCTATACAGAGCGGGATTTCGCCGAAATCACCCGTTCTCCGGACTGGGCGGGCGGACTCTACGACGGCAAAATCCGCATTCCCGTCGGCGGCGTGTCACACATGAATCCCCAGCTCAAGGCCGTCCTTTTCCATGAATACAGTCATGTGGCTGTTCATTTTCTGACCAGTGGGCGCTGTCCTGTCTGGCTGAATGAAGGCCTGGCACAGATCGCCGAGCGCCGTCATCATGACCCGCCCCTGAGGGCGCTCGCGGCGGCAGTCGAAGAAGACAGGCCCCTCGCTTTCGAGCCCCTTGAAAAGTCCTTCGCCGGTCTCTCCCGCGAAGAGGCCCAACTGGCCTATGAGCAGTCCTATTCGCTGACCGCATATATGGTCGAACAATATCACTGGTACAAGATGGCTGAACTTCTGGCCGCCCTGGGAGAAGGGCTTCCCATGGGAGAAGCCGTCAGCGCCGTTCTCGGAGAATATGGTGTGAATTACGTCTCCCTTCAGGCGGCCTGGCATCGACAGCTCGCGAAAGGGTTCTGAGCGGAGAGCCCCGGCGGCTGTGCTATAATTTATTCAGGAATCAACCGCAAAAGAAGTTTTCCGCTCGCTCCGAGTTGTTCAGGCGGTGGGCCGGCCCTGGGAGCGGGCATCAGCGGCGAAGGAGGTAGCATGGCCGAGAGGAACAAGCAGGTGGAAGAACGCGATGTTGAAGCTGGACTCGACGGGAACCTCAAACGAGTGGATGAAGATCTGGACATCATGGAACGGCATGCGGAAGAATTGGACCGGGTGGAGGATGATATTCAGGAGTCGATGAGAAAGTGGGATCGTGAATTCAAAAACGCCAGCCTTCACAGCGTCCCCAAGCCTCGCAAGCATATGCGTTAACAGCACCAAATAAAAGGGGCCCCCTTGCAAGGGGGCCCCTTGGTTATAATGGATGGTTATTCTCCCTGAGAGGACTCTTTTTCCTGCTCTTCCGCCAGCGGTATTTCAGCCTTTATCGCCTCAATTTCCTCTTCCAGTATGGCGGCGGCCTGTTTGAGGCTGTCGAGCTTCTGCAAAAGGGCCGAGACGTCTTCCGCCGCCAGCAAGTCTGCTGCGCCGGAATCCCGACTATCGTCGATCAGCTTGCCCAGATCGCAATGCGTGTTGCTGATTTTTTTGTGCAGGGAGGCCAGATCAATTTTTTTCTGTACCACCCGCTTGTACTGGTTGGCCCGGAAGGTAGCATTATGAAAGGTTTTGCGGGTGGCGGACCATAGTTTTTCGGTCGTTCCCTTGCTCTCTTCACCTTCCTTGTGTTCTTCGTTTTCTTTCATTGTGTTCCTCCATTACGATTCAATAAACAACAATTGAATGCAATAGTAGCATTTATGCCCACTCAGTCAAGTGCATCGGTTTTTTTGGGTCTTTAACCTTGCCGGGTGCGCAGTTTTGGTCTAAACTTTTGAGCGATTTTTACATTGCATCTATTCAAATCAACCAGCGACAGCTGGAAAAGGAGTAAATCATGGCCGAACCCGGCAAGACCAAATTTCAGATCGATCTGCGGCGTTATCTGCGAGAACAGGGGGAAGACAGGAATCTGACCCGTGTAATCTGCGAAATTGCCGAGGCTTCCAAATACATCGTCAACTCCATTCGAACCGGAGACCTTGGCGTGGCGGGGACATCCAATCTCTATGGCGAACAGCAGTTGGCCCTGGATGTCCTCTCCGACCGGATTATGCGCAAGAGGTTGTTTCACTCCGGAGTTATCGCCAATATCGTATCGGAGGAAACCAACGACATCATTCCCGTCTCGCCGGATTGTGAAGGAAAGTATTCCGTTGCGTACGACCCGCTTGACGGGTCCTCGCTGGTCGACGTGAACCTCGCCGTGGGGACCATCGTCTCCATCTACGAGGGGTGCGATCTCATGCAGCCGGGGCGCAATCAGGTGGCGGCCCTGTATATCCTCTACGGCCCCCGGACCACCCTGGTCTATTCCACCGGAAAAGGGGTGCATGAGTTCGGGATGAACCAGTTGATGGAATACAACCTGCTGCGGGAGAACATCCAGGTTGCGCCCAAGGGCAGCATCTACTCCCCCGGCGGACAGCGCAACCTTTATACGCCCGGTACGGAAGCTTTCGTCCGGGAACTGGAGGAGAAAGGCGCCAAGCTGCGCTACAGCGGCGGATTCGTTCCGGATATCAATCAGATCCTGATCAAGGGCAAGGGGCTGTTTCTCTATCCCCATCTGCAGGGCGCCCCTGACGGAAAGCTGCGCCTCCTGTACGAATTGAATCCCATGGCCTTCCTGATGGAGCAGGCCGGCGGAGCGGCGTCCACCGGTAAGAGGAGGATTCTCGATCTCGTTCCCGAGAATATCGAACAGCGGGCGCCGGTTTTTATCGGCTGCAAGGAGGATGTGGCCCGGGCGGAGGAGTTGATTGCCGCTCACGGCTGATCGAATACCTTCAACTAGCGGAATCAATAAAGAAAAGCCCGGAAACAGCTGCCTCCGGGCTTTTCTTTTATGTACGAGCTTGAAAAGAGCGATCCTTACTGCAGAAGAGCCTTAACCTTTTCGAAGCCTGCGTTATAGGCCTTTTCGTTGAGCTCGATGAAGGCCTTGGGGACTTTGGCGAGGACGGCTTTGAGGCCGGCTTCGCGGGAAACAACGTCGGTAAGTGCGATCATGGCGCCGAGAGCGACAACGTTGGCGACGATTTCGCGGCCGATTTCATCCTTGGCCGTGCGCATGATCGGCATTTTGTAGATTTTGAAATTCCCCTCCGGGGCCCTGGGGGCGAAGTCCGAGTCCAGCAGCAGGACTCCGCCGGGCTTGATGCCGTTGGCGTATTTGTCGGCGGCTTCCTGGGTCATGGCCAGGCAGGCATCGACTATGGTGGCCTTGGGGTAGTCGATCGGCCCATCGGAGATGATGACCTCCGATTTGGAGGCCCCGCCGCGGGCCTCGGGGCCGTAGCTCTGGGACTGGACGGCGTTTTTCCCCTCAATGATGGAGGCCGCCTCGGCCAGTATGATTCCGGCGGTGATCAGACCCTGACCACCGGCGCCGGAAAATCGAATCTCATATCTTTCTGCCATCGATTTATTCTCCTTATTCGCTTAGGTGCGGGAATCAGGCCCCTTGGGCTCTGGTGATCACCTTGGCATACTGTTCGCAGTACTCGGGTTTTTCCTCCTTGTAGAGGACGCCGGTGAGGACCTTGCCTTCCAACTGCTCGGCCGTCATCTTGGCCGCGGCCGCCACGGGAACGGCGATCTCCTTGAGGCGCTTCATCATGTCGACGACGCTGCGGAACTTGTTGCGCCGGCCGTAGGTGGTCGGGCAGTCGTCGAGCACCTCGATGACGGACATCCCCTTGTGCTTGATTCCCTCGGCGATCAGCTTGTCGATCTGGGTAGCGTGGAAGGCCGTGGTGCGGGCGACGAAGGTCGCGCCGGCGCCGATCGCCAGCTTGCTGATGTCGAAAATCGGGTCGGGGTTGCCGTAGGGAGTGGTGGAGGCCTTGTCGCCGGTCGGGGTGCAGGGGGAGAACTGGCCGCCGGTCATGCCGTAGATGAAGTTGTTGAAGATGACGTAAGTCATGTCGATGTTGCGCCGGCAGGCATGAATGAAATGGTTGCCTCCGATGGCGGTGCCGTCGCCGTCGCCGCCGACCACGATCACGTTCATCTCGGGTTTGGCCATCTTCACACCGGTGGCGAAAGCCGCCGCGCGGCCGTGGGCGGTGTGGAGGGTGTTGAAATCGACATAGCCGGGCAGACGGCTGGCGCAGCCGATCCCGGAGACGATGGCGGTGTTGTCCTTGTCCAGGTTGCACATGTCGATCGCCCGGAGAAGGCCCTTCATGGCAATGCCGTGACCGCAGCCGGGGCACCAGATGTGGGGCAGTTTGCCGGGGCGCAGATATTTATCGTAATCAAAAGCCATCTTACTTGACCTCCTTGACTTTATCCATGATCTGGCCGGGGTTGATCGGCTCGCCGTCGACACGGCCGATGAAGCCGATGGTGCAGGATCCTTTGGTGACCCGCTCAACCTCGAGCACCATCTGACCCAGGTTCATCTCGGGAACGACAATGGCCTTGGCCTGCTTGCCCAATTCGGCGACACGCTTCTCGGGGAAGGGCCACAGGGTGATGGGACGGAAAAGCCCAGCCTTGATCCCTTCCTTGCGCAGTTCGTTGACGGCATAGCGGGCGCTGCGGCTGGTGGAGCCGTAGGCAAAGATGACGACTTCGGCGTCCTCAGTAAGATACTCCTCGTTGGACTCGATTTCGGCCTGAGCGGCATCCACCTTGCGGATCTGGCGGCGCTGCTCGTCATCGACCAGGTTGGCTTTGGTGGTGGGGAACCCGTCGGCGGCCTTATTCAGGCCGGTGACATGGAACCGGTAACCGCTGCCGAAAGCGGCCAGGGGGGGGACGTCGCCGAAAGAGGGATCGAAGGGCTTGTACTCCTCGGGGGGAACCGTCGGTCCCTGGCGGTCGATCACTTCGAGGTCGCCGGGTTCGGGGAACTCGATGCGCTCGCGCATGTGTCCGACGATCTCGTCGTAGAGGACCTGAACCGGCATGCGGTATTTTTCGGCCAGGTTGAAGGCGCGCACCGTCTCGGAAAAGATCTCCTGA
The window above is part of the Desulfuromonas sp. TF genome. Proteins encoded here:
- the cysZ gene encoding sulfate transporter CysZ, encoding MPDLIQNNPVTSFSRGFYYPFRGLRLLSRYPSLLKYIIIPFLINLIIFSSAVYFGLDFFNRTVVQYIPHGEAWYWAILYYAAWILAVLVTAVLVFFMFTVVGNLIASPFNDLLSERAEESLLGKGAETAFSFKGFLRDARSTLLNELKKMSLFLIGMVLLLLLNLIPVLGQLVYSVAAILFTLFFLVVEYLGYVFSRKNYSFRDQRRYIWRRKFLTLGFGTGVLCILAVPFLQFFCLPLAVLGATLLWCENSRSSSLGEPEP
- a CDS encoding class 1 fructose-bisphosphatase, which gives rise to MAEPGKTKFQIDLRRYLREQGEDRNLTRVICEIAEASKYIVNSIRTGDLGVAGTSNLYGEQQLALDVLSDRIMRKRLFHSGVIANIVSEETNDIIPVSPDCEGKYSVAYDPLDGSSLVDVNLAVGTIVSIYEGCDLMQPGRNQVAALYILYGPRTTLVYSTGKGVHEFGMNQLMEYNLLRENIQVAPKGSIYSPGGQRNLYTPGTEAFVRELEEKGAKLRYSGGFVPDINQILIKGKGLFLYPHLQGAPDGKLRLLYELNPMAFLMEQAGGAASTGKRRILDLVPENIEQRAPVFIGCKEDVARAEELIAAHG
- a CDS encoding radical SAM protein, which produces MENSHRNLKFTVPLVDGLAVEAVFYGSGTLCVSSQAGCALQCPFCASGSRGLLRNLSSGEMALQLNTAVDRGFTPKRVTVSGIGEPLHNAAAVLDFMDICRRRALPVSLTTTGNPLQTLREFLPMPHNGLMLSLHAGSSETHRRLIPHGPDYDLLWTVLGEVLPSCSRRRRRKIGINYLLLEGLTDTDREWSLLAERMRPFPELSLHLLTCNPVPGSPFRSPPPEKVAAIGTLLAARGCNVRMPNRWRSWAEGGCGTLFVQNL
- a CDS encoding 2-oxoacid:acceptor oxidoreductase family protein, with the translated sequence MAERYEIRFSGAGGQGLITAGIILAEAASIIEGKNAVQSQSYGPEARGGASKSEVIISDGPIDYPKATIVDACLAMTQEAADKYANGIKPGGVLLLDSDFAPRAPEGNFKIYKMPIMRTAKDEIGREIVANVVALGAMIALTDVVSREAGLKAVLAKVPKAFIELNEKAYNAGFEKVKALLQ
- a CDS encoding inositol monophosphatase family protein; amino-acid sequence: MRDIAVSAAREGGRVLMQKFGRTLKVHHKGEVDLVTEADRAAEDAIVSMIHHTFPRHDILAEEGEYSSHGSDYLWIIDPLDGTTNYAHGFPWFAVSIALAVAGEIILGVVYNPFHREFFIAEKGKGAFLNDVELRVSTTARLDHALLATGFPYDRKTSPANNYDHFVNFQQAARACRRTGSASLDLAYTAAGRLDGFWEMKLKPWDMAAGVLMVQEAGGRVTDFVQAPLQLHGQECLASNGIIHDDMSGILQSGKRP
- a CDS encoding 2-oxoacid:acceptor oxidoreductase subunit alpha, with protein sequence MAKKVALLQGNEACAQGALYAGCTFFGGYPITPSTEVAEVLSVELPKIGGKFIQMEDEIGAMASVIGASLTGAKVLTATSGPGVSLKQELIGYACIAEVPCVIINVMRGGPSTGMPTGPGQSDVQQAKWGTHGDHAAIALVPASCQEIFSETVRAFNLAEKYRMPVQVLYDEIVGHMRERIEFPEPGDLEVIDRQGPTVPPEEYKPFDPSFGDVPPLAAFGSGYRFHVTGLNKAADGFPTTKANLVDDEQRRQIRKVDAAQAEIESNEEYLTEDAEVVIFAYGSTSRSARYAVNELRKEGIKAGLFRPITLWPFPEKRVAELGKQAKAIVVPEMNLGQMVLEVERVTKGSCTIGFIGRVDGEPINPGQIMDKVKEVK
- a CDS encoding peptidase MA family metallohydrolase — protein: MNQAFRNSILIILPLLLLTVSVSGALASAPHLLNARGVTLMQKGEYGQAVAPLQKALEGLPYNDAIRGNLAGCFLGLGLQHLEGRRFSQAADALQEGKEYAGEDHRFWLYRGLALLLQGDHGAAEGELHEAQAMDGKDPQVHQLLGRIFYNTGRLYQAIDTWERALELAPEDQETAALLERARRELPVENSMSHDYGRNFKISYNGRAFGEVGDQVLEVLESAYSQIGNDLNFYPDTVVPVLLYTERDFAEITRSPDWAGGLYDGKIRIPVGGVSHMNPQLKAVLFHEYSHVAVHFLTSGRCPVWLNEGLAQIAERRHHDPPLRALAAAVEEDRPLAFEPLEKSFAGLSREEAQLAYEQSYSLTAYMVEQYHWYKMAELLAALGEGLPMGEAVSAVLGEYGVNYVSLQAAWHRQLAKGF
- a CDS encoding 2-oxoacid:ferredoxin oxidoreductase subunit beta, encoding MAFDYDKYLRPGKLPHIWCPGCGHGIAMKGLLRAIDMCNLDKDNTAIVSGIGCASRLPGYVDFNTLHTAHGRAAAFATGVKMAKPEMNVIVVGGDGDGTAIGGNHFIHACRRNIDMTYVIFNNFIYGMTGGQFSPCTPTGDKASTTPYGNPDPIFDISKLAIGAGATFVARTTAFHATQIDKLIAEGIKHKGMSVIEVLDDCPTTYGRRNKFRSVVDMMKRLKEIAVPVAAAAKMTAEQLEGKVLTGVLYKEEKPEYCEQYAKVITRAQGA